From a single Rhodococcus qingshengii JCM 15477 genomic region:
- a CDS encoding WXG100 family type VII secretion target, which produces MSDRIKYDFSGLAMLSDQMKQQAKAINDKQGDIKVVVDKLQAGWEGAGSEAWNDAQRRWAQASEELNMVLAQIAGATASGSEKMQEADRIAANGFGR; this is translated from the coding sequence ATGTCCGACAGGATCAAGTACGACTTCAGCGGCCTCGCAATGCTGTCCGATCAGATGAAACAGCAGGCCAAAGCGATCAACGACAAACAGGGCGACATCAAGGTTGTCGTGGACAAGCTGCAAGCAGGCTGGGAAGGGGCAGGTTCCGAAGCGTGGAACGACGCACAGCGTCGCTGGGCCCAGGCTTCCGAAGAACTGAACATGGTTCTCGCGCAGATCGCCGGAGCGACGGCGAGCGGCTCGGAGAAGATGCAGGAAGCTGATCGGATCGCCGCAAACGGGTTCGGTCGCTGA
- the rplM gene encoding 50S ribosomal protein L13, with the protein MSTYTPKAGDVTHTWHVIDATDVVLGRLAVQAANLLRGKHKPTYAPHIDGGDFVVIINAEKVAISGNKLQGKNVYHHSGFPGGLKSRTVGEVLDRTPDRLVEKAIVGMLPKTKLGRAMSSKLKVYAGPNHPHTAQQPVPFEIKQVAQ; encoded by the coding sequence GTGTCTACGTACACCCCGAAGGCCGGAGATGTGACCCACACGTGGCACGTCATCGACGCCACTGACGTGGTGCTCGGCCGTCTTGCCGTTCAGGCAGCGAACTTGCTGCGTGGCAAGCACAAGCCCACCTACGCGCCGCACATCGACGGTGGTGACTTCGTTGTCATCATCAACGCAGAGAAGGTTGCCATCAGCGGCAACAAGCTGCAGGGCAAGAATGTTTACCACCACTCCGGATTCCCGGGTGGCCTGAAGTCCCGCACTGTCGGTGAGGTCCTCGACAGGACTCCCGATCGTCTCGTCGAGAAGGCCATTGTCGGCATGCTCCCCAAGACGAAGCTCGGCCGCGCAATGAGCAGCAAGCTCAAGGTTTACGCGGGCCCGAATCACCCCCACACCGCGCAGCAGCCGGTGCCGTTCGAGATCAAGCAGGTCGCACAGTGA
- the rpsI gene encoding 30S ribosomal protein S9, translated as MTSPEEQNVSEENIEAVEELVSDAVEVVEEVAAATLAPIVLDRPVQTVGRRKEAVVRVRMAPGTGQFKLNGRTLEDYFPNKVHQQLIKAPLVLVERPESFDIIALLHGGGPSGQAGALRLAIARALIEVTPDDRPALKRAGFLTRDARAVERKKYGLKKARKASQYSKR; from the coding sequence GTGACATCGCCGGAAGAGCAGAACGTGTCCGAAGAGAACATCGAAGCAGTGGAAGAGCTTGTCTCTGACGCAGTCGAGGTCGTCGAAGAGGTTGCTGCAGCTACGCTCGCACCGATCGTCCTCGATCGCCCGGTCCAGACCGTCGGTCGCCGCAAGGAGGCTGTCGTTCGCGTCCGGATGGCTCCCGGTACCGGTCAGTTCAAGCTCAACGGTCGTACGTTGGAGGACTACTTCCCCAACAAGGTTCACCAGCAGCTGATCAAGGCTCCGCTGGTGCTCGTCGAGCGTCCCGAGTCTTTCGACATCATTGCACTGCTGCACGGTGGCGGCCCGTCCGGTCAGGCAGGCGCACTGCGTCTGGCTATCGCGCGCGCACTCATCGAGGTAACCCCTGATGATCGTCCGGCCCTCAAGCGTGCAGGCTTCCTGACGCGTGACGCCCGCGCGGTCGAGCGTAAGAAGTACGGCCTGAAGAAGGCCCGTAAGGCATCGCAGTACTCCAAGCGCTGA
- the glmM gene encoding phosphoglucosamine mutase: MGRLFGTDGVRGLANSDLTADLALRLAVAAASVLTADTSDARPTAVIGRDPRASGEMLQAAVTAGLSSAGVDVLDVGILPTPAVAYLTAKLDASLGVMISASHNPMPDNGIKIFAAGGHKLDDAVEVAIEDALEGTAPPVLPTGAGIGRVRTVDDAAQLYLAHLASAASEPLAGLTVVVDCANGAASALAPVAYAAAGARVIAISAEPDGLNINDGCGSTHLENLQKAVVDHGADLGLAHDGDADRCLAVDETGAVVDGDAIMAVLAIAMNDAGELVENTLVATVMSNLGLHIAMREAGINIVTAAVGDRYVLEELRAGGYSLGGEQSGHVVLPAFGTTGDGILTGLRLLGRMARTGKSASALAATMTTLPQVLINVKVGDKATVAASPSVLAAVADAERVLGDSGRVLLRPSGTEQLVRVMVEATELPLAQKLADELAEIVGSV; encoded by the coding sequence ATGGGTCGGTTGTTCGGTACTGACGGTGTTCGTGGACTTGCCAATTCGGATCTGACTGCAGATCTTGCATTGAGATTGGCAGTTGCCGCGGCGAGCGTACTGACAGCCGACACCTCGGACGCACGTCCGACCGCCGTGATCGGCCGCGATCCTCGCGCCAGCGGTGAGATGCTTCAAGCCGCGGTGACCGCAGGATTGAGTTCCGCGGGTGTCGACGTGCTCGACGTGGGTATTCTTCCGACTCCGGCAGTTGCATACTTGACGGCAAAGCTCGACGCCAGTCTCGGCGTCATGATCTCTGCATCGCATAATCCCATGCCGGACAACGGAATCAAGATTTTCGCAGCCGGTGGACACAAGCTCGATGATGCTGTCGAGGTGGCGATCGAGGATGCACTCGAGGGCACTGCACCGCCCGTCCTACCGACAGGTGCCGGGATCGGCCGCGTCCGTACGGTCGACGACGCCGCTCAGCTGTACCTTGCGCATCTGGCGAGCGCGGCGAGCGAGCCACTCGCTGGACTCACCGTTGTGGTCGACTGCGCCAACGGCGCTGCTTCCGCGCTCGCACCGGTTGCCTACGCGGCAGCGGGCGCTCGCGTCATCGCGATCAGCGCCGAGCCCGACGGCCTCAACATCAACGACGGCTGCGGATCGACGCACCTGGAGAATCTTCAGAAAGCCGTAGTCGATCACGGGGCGGACCTAGGCCTCGCGCACGACGGCGACGCCGACCGTTGCCTGGCCGTCGACGAGACCGGAGCGGTGGTCGACGGTGACGCGATCATGGCAGTTCTGGCGATCGCGATGAACGACGCCGGCGAGTTGGTCGAGAACACTCTCGTCGCGACTGTCATGAGCAATCTCGGTTTGCACATCGCGATGCGCGAGGCCGGTATCAACATCGTGACTGCTGCCGTAGGCGACCGCTACGTTTTGGAGGAACTGCGCGCGGGCGGATACAGCCTCGGCGGCGAGCAGTCAGGCCATGTCGTGTTGCCGGCGTTCGGCACCACGGGCGATGGGATTCTCACCGGCCTCCGGCTGCTCGGACGAATGGCTCGCACGGGTAAGTCGGCATCCGCACTGGCCGCAACGATGACAACCCTTCCGCAGGTTCTGATCAACGTGAAGGTCGGGGACAAGGCGACAGTCGCAGCATCGCCGTCGGTACTCGCAGCAGTCGCGGACGCAGAGCGCGTCCTCGGTGACAGTGGTCGCGTGCTCCTGCGCCCGTCCGGGACAGAACAACTGGTCCGCGTCATGGTCGAGGCCACCGAACTTCCGCTCGCGCAGAAGCTGGCCGACGAGTTGGCCGAGATCGTCGGTTCGGTTTAG
- a CDS encoding chlorophyllase/cutinase-like alpha/beta fold protein, with the protein MAPKLKTLTRELSKRGPHRVLRGNLALAGQPGVVYTPETGFNLPAVAFAHGWMVGSHKYEQTLQHLASWGIVAAAPDSERGPVPSHLGLAADLRATLDICVGVRLGPGQISVQPDRVAFAGHGMGAGAAVLAAAQRGDVGAVAALFPAPTAPKAENYASKITAPGLILAGEDDVDSLTSNARPLSVEWGGPVIARTVNDAQDAGLIEGRRLLGALGLGGSERKTQAATRCLLTGFLLFHLTGDKKYKDFADPDVEIPHTAPLLPVEPHSDARASQLLRK; encoded by the coding sequence GTGGCACCGAAACTGAAGACACTGACCCGTGAGCTGTCCAAGCGCGGCCCGCACCGAGTTCTCCGCGGCAACCTCGCCCTGGCCGGACAGCCGGGTGTCGTGTACACGCCGGAAACCGGTTTCAATCTCCCCGCCGTTGCCTTCGCGCACGGGTGGATGGTCGGGTCCCACAAGTACGAGCAGACACTCCAGCACCTCGCTTCCTGGGGAATTGTCGCAGCGGCGCCCGACAGCGAACGCGGTCCGGTCCCGTCACATCTCGGATTGGCTGCAGATCTTCGAGCGACGCTCGACATCTGCGTCGGCGTGCGACTCGGCCCCGGCCAGATCAGCGTCCAACCCGATCGGGTCGCCTTTGCCGGTCACGGCATGGGCGCGGGCGCGGCGGTACTGGCCGCAGCGCAGCGCGGGGATGTCGGTGCGGTAGCCGCACTGTTCCCGGCCCCGACAGCACCCAAGGCGGAGAACTACGCGTCGAAGATCACAGCGCCCGGATTGATCCTCGCCGGCGAAGACGACGTCGATTCCTTGACCAGCAATGCCCGGCCGCTGAGCGTGGAGTGGGGCGGTCCTGTCATCGCACGTACCGTGAACGACGCCCAAGACGCCGGACTGATCGAAGGCCGCCGACTCCTCGGCGCCCTGGGCCTCGGTGGATCCGAGCGCAAGACACAGGCCGCCACACGGTGCCTGCTCACGGGCTTCCTGTTGTTCCATCTGACCGGCGACAAGAAGTACAAGGATTTTGCTGATCCCGACGTCGAGATTCCGCACACGGCGCCGTTGCTGCCGGTCGAACCTCACTCCGACGCGCGGGCCAGCCAGCTGTTGCGTAAGTAG